ATGACAAAATCAACAAATTTCAATTACTATGAAGCCGATAACGTATATGGAGCCTTATTTTTCCAATTTCCTAAAGTATTAATGTATGGCGATCAATACAAACATTTAAGCAATGACGCTAAATTAGCTTATATGGTCCTCAAAGACCGATTAGAGTATTCTTTGCGCAATAACTGGGTTGATAGTGAGGGTCATGTTTACTTTATCTTTACCAACCAAGAACTAATGGACTTGTTTAATTGCTCAAAGGGAAAAGCCATCAAAACAAAAACAGAACTGGAATCAATCGGATTACTCGTTCAGAAACAAATGGGTTTTAACCCGCAAACTAAAAAGAATGAACCGAACCGTTTATACCTATCTAAGCTTGATGTTAAAGCAACCGATGTCTATTTACGCGGTGAATATGGTCAAAATAGCCCTCAAACCCTTGCTACGAGCGGAAGTTCAAAAAATGAACTTCCGCGGGAGACCGTTAAAACCCTTGCTACGAGCGGAAGTTCAAAAAATGAACTTCCGCATAAGTTCGTTGACGACACCCCTCAAACCCTTGCTACGAGCGGAAGTTCAAAAAATGGACTTAATCTATATAAAGAACCTAAAGAAAAAGATAAACATAGATACAATATAGATACTCAAAAGTTGGACTTTTCCACAGCTCACTTCTCACCAGCAGAAATTCAAAAACAAAACCAGGATCTCATAAATCATGCTAATGATTTCTTAACTGATGAAGACAGTGGCTTACCGGTTTTCTTAGAACCAGAAGCCGTGCAATTACTTAGCTTCTGGTGCCGAACTCCGCAACAAATGCGGCGCTTTATTGGCATTATCTTAAACGCTAAATATGCTGTTGAAAAAGAACATAAAGATTTAGGCGTATGGATTATATTAGATGACCCTGATTTAAAAAAAATGATGACCAAAACATTAAGACGCTATTTTAATGCCCTAAGAAGCGATGAGAAACATATCAAGAATGTTGAGAACTACCTGTACGGCACCATGCAAAACCTATTTGGTGTTTGGTGGAACCAACAAGCAGCTAGAGAATATGCGGCCAAACACCCTAAAGAACAAAATATTGATAACGAGCGTTCTTGGAATTAAACGTCATATTAGCTCGTTTAAGCCGTTTTAAGTGCTACGTGCATATAATTATTAAAATCGCTTTAAAATCGCTTAGAAGCAAAAATAGGCACCTTGAGTGGCTGAATTGGCGATGATTGAACTAAGGGAATGTGAAAGGAGCTTTTTAAATGACCACATCCAGCAAAGAAGTCGAAACAATTGATCAATTGTTGGCTGACCCATGGGCAGTCGATATTCAAGACATTTGGGAGCAAGCAGCCCATAATCCAGATCCTGATAAACGCAAGCTGTTTGACGCGTTACACACTTACCTCTTAGATA
This portion of the Paucilactobacillus hokkaidonensis JCM 18461 genome encodes:
- a CDS encoding replication initiator protein A, producing the protein MTKSTNFNYYEADNVYGALFFQFPKVLMYGDQYKHLSNDAKLAYMVLKDRLEYSLRNNWVDSEGHVYFIFTNQELMDLFNCSKGKAIKTKTELESIGLLVQKQMGFNPQTKKNEPNRLYLSKLDVKATDVYLRGEYGQNSPQTLATSGSSKNELPRETVKTLATSGSSKNELPHKFVDDTPQTLATSGSSKNGLNLYKEPKEKDKHRYNIDTQKLDFSTAHFSPAEIQKQNQDLINHANDFLTDEDSGLPVFLEPEAVQLLSFWCRTPQQMRRFIGIILNAKYAVEKEHKDLGVWIILDDPDLKKMMTKTLRRYFNALRSDEKHIKNVENYLYGTMQNLFGVWWNQQAAREYAAKHPKEQNIDNERSWN